A window from Microcoleus sp. AS-A8 encodes these proteins:
- a CDS encoding AraC family transcriptional regulator, translated as MPYTVWFRYVKVVLHAAAKANLDTKTLLSAVGLDSSILEATDARIPHEQAYALWREIRRLSCDEAIGLRLVQLVEPEVLDVVGYAAYSSSNLGEALSRFIRYSRLIHEGVKWTLETKGHVTRITHSVPGIHLPLPGVLCQWVVANIIVNVRRMTGLDLVPFQVGFQHQQPDDISSYRELFQAPVEFEQAVNYLTFDAAWLNQPLLKSDPGLCALLDRYAEELLAKLPRTENIVDSVRQEISVGLRGGDPGLDAIAQKLRFAPRTLQRKLKEAGTSHQELLDEMRRELSIHYLQERHMAVCEVAFLLGFSETSAFHRAFKRWTGTTPGEFRRTLSESA; from the coding sequence ATGCCATATACAGTATGGTTTAGGTACGTCAAAGTCGTTCTACATGCTGCCGCCAAGGCCAATTTAGATACTAAAACCTTGCTCAGTGCGGTTGGACTCGACTCCTCCATCCTTGAGGCTACTGATGCGCGAATTCCGCATGAACAAGCCTATGCCCTCTGGCGGGAAATCAGGCGACTTTCTTGTGATGAGGCGATTGGATTGCGTTTAGTCCAGTTAGTTGAGCCTGAAGTCTTGGACGTGGTGGGCTATGCAGCTTACAGCAGTTCTAACTTAGGCGAGGCGTTGTCCCGGTTTATACGCTACAGTCGATTGATTCACGAAGGGGTTAAGTGGACGTTGGAGACTAAGGGCCATGTCACGCGCATCACTCATTCAGTTCCAGGAATTCATCTTCCCCTACCCGGAGTACTATGCCAGTGGGTTGTGGCAAACATTATTGTGAACGTTCGGAGAATGACGGGTTTGGATTTGGTGCCGTTTCAGGTCGGTTTTCAACACCAGCAACCGGACGATATTTCTTCTTATCGTGAGTTGTTTCAAGCTCCCGTGGAGTTTGAGCAAGCTGTTAACTATCTTACTTTTGATGCGGCATGGCTCAATCAACCCCTGTTAAAATCAGACCCTGGACTTTGTGCGCTGCTAGACCGCTATGCGGAAGAATTATTAGCAAAGCTGCCTCGAACTGAAAATATTGTAGATAGTGTGCGTCAAGAGATTAGTGTGGGCTTACGGGGTGGCGATCCGGGGTTGGATGCGATCGCACAAAAGCTGAGGTTTGCCCCGCGTACCTTACAGCGCAAGCTCAAGGAAGCGGGTACTTCTCATCAAGAACTCTTGGATGAGATGCGGCGAGAACTTTCGATTCATTATCTGCAAGAACGCCATATGGCCGTGTGCGAAGTTGCCTTTCTTTTAGGGTTTTCGGAAACCAGCGCTTTTCATCGAGCCTTCAAACGTTGGACGGGGACAACTCCAGGGGAGTTCCGTCGCACCTTAAGTGAGTCGGCTTAG